One stretch of Leadbetterella byssophila DSM 17132 DNA includes these proteins:
- a CDS encoding ZIP family metal transporter, producing MHLEDLLSWHPVFLALLATLFTWGVTAVGASCVFFFKEINKKALNLMLGFAAGVMIAASFWSLLAPSIALEEERGGISWLPAVIGFLFGGAFLFAMDKFLPHVHLSKSTEEAEGIKTSWHRSVLLVLSITLHNIPEGLAVGVAFGALLQNPSMEVLTTAIALAMGIGLQNFPEGAAVSIPLRREGFSRWKAFKYGQLSGMVEPIAGVLGALLVLYVAPVLPYALSFAAGAMIFVVVEELIPESQNGDETDLSTVGTMLGFALMMFLDVALG from the coding sequence ATGCATTTAGAAGACTTACTTTCATGGCATCCGGTATTCTTGGCCTTGTTAGCTACCTTATTTACATGGGGAGTTACAGCTGTAGGTGCTTCCTGTGTTTTTTTCTTCAAAGAAATCAATAAGAAAGCTTTAAACCTCATGTTGGGCTTTGCTGCAGGGGTTATGATCGCTGCAAGTTTCTGGTCGCTTCTCGCACCAAGTATAGCATTAGAGGAAGAGAGAGGAGGGATCTCTTGGCTACCTGCAGTGATAGGTTTTCTCTTTGGTGGTGCTTTTTTATTTGCCATGGATAAGTTTCTGCCGCATGTGCACTTAAGTAAAAGCACGGAAGAAGCGGAGGGAATTAAGACTTCTTGGCATCGCAGTGTACTTCTGGTATTGTCAATTACTTTACATAATATTCCTGAAGGTTTAGCGGTAGGTGTAGCGTTTGGAGCCTTATTGCAGAATCCAAGTATGGAGGTACTGACTACAGCTATTGCTTTAGCCATGGGTATAGGTTTACAAAACTTTCCGGAAGGTGCTGCGGTTTCTATCCCATTGCGACGAGAAGGTTTCTCCAGATGGAAAGCCTTTAAATATGGCCAGCTGAGCGGGATGGTGGAACCTATTGCAGGCGTTTTAGGAGCCTTACTCGTTTTGTATGTAGCTCCTGTTCTGCCTTATGCCTTATCTTTCGCGGCAGGTGCGATGATCTTTGTGGTAGTTGAGGAATTGATACCTGAGTCTCAAAATGGAGACGAGACTGACTTATCTACTGTAGGGACTATGCTTGGATTTGCGCTGATGATGTTTTTAGATGTGGCATTAGGATAA
- a CDS encoding glycosyltransferase family 2 protein, with product MNSSLLISTYNWPEALRLILETVRIQTVSPLEVVIADDGSGPETREVITEFRDILDIPIKHVWQEDRGFRASRIRNLAIKECEAEYIIQIDGDTLLHPRFIEDHHSLALDNHFISGSRVLVGESATHEAIKSGKFTFSPISRGIKNRLNALHFPELGSRYSVNGLPPEELIYKIRGCNMSFWKRDLLAINGYDENFEGWGREDSELVWRLLVKGCFLRQVKLAAIQYHLHHKPNSRNHFQENHLRLLEVMASATYYAENGIFKEEFDTIPSIVLPE from the coding sequence ATGAATTCTTCTTTATTAATCTCTACGTATAACTGGCCGGAAGCCTTAAGATTAATCTTAGAAACGGTTCGGATTCAAACGGTTTCACCTTTGGAAGTGGTGATTGCTGATGACGGTTCAGGTCCGGAAACTCGAGAGGTAATCACTGAATTCAGGGATATTCTTGATATTCCTATCAAACATGTCTGGCAAGAAGACAGAGGTTTTCGGGCTTCACGCATACGGAATTTAGCTATTAAAGAATGTGAGGCTGAGTATATTATTCAAATAGATGGGGATACTCTGCTACATCCTCGCTTCATAGAAGATCATCATTCCTTGGCTTTAGATAATCATTTTATTTCCGGTTCAAGGGTTTTAGTGGGTGAATCAGCAACCCATGAGGCTATAAAATCTGGTAAATTTACATTTAGCCCTATTTCTAGGGGTATTAAGAATAGATTGAATGCTTTGCATTTTCCGGAACTAGGATCCCGGTATTCAGTAAACGGGCTCCCTCCCGAAGAGTTGATATATAAGATTAGAGGCTGTAATATGAGCTTTTGGAAGAGGGATCTTTTAGCTATTAATGGCTATGATGAGAACTTTGAGGGCTGGGGGAGAGAAGATTCAGAATTGGTTTGGCGTTTATTAGTTAAAGGTTGTTTCTTACGTCAGGTTAAATTAGCTGCCATACAGTACCATTTGCACCATAAGCCTAATAGCAGGAATCATTTCCAGGAAAATCATTTACGTCTGCTTGAAGTGATGGCTTCAGCTACGTACTATGCAGAAAATGGTATTTTTAAAGAAGAGTTTGATACAATTCCATCCATTGTTTTGCCAGAGTAA
- a CDS encoding 3-keto-disaccharide hydrolase, protein MIKKLLVAALLWSAQGFAQEWKPLFNGKNLDGWKQLGGKAIYKVEDGAIVGITVSNTPNSFLVTEEEYGDFVLELDLYLDEPMNSGIQFRSLSKPDYQNGRVHGYQMEIDPSSRGWSGGIYDEGRRDWLTFPENNPEAKKAFKMGQWNKYRIEAIGTHIRTFINGVPVSYLIDDMTPKGFIALQVHSIYAEMKPGMKIKWKNIRINTKNPKLSPVDNTPVVNLIDNYLSDQEKHQGFTLLFNGKDLSGWRNVYSQEMPTKRWTVKDGQMIVSPSDGSETGNDIVSTRKFSAFELVFSFQLSEGANSGVKYFVEEKFDSGGKSGIGLEYQILDDEKHPDAKMGAVGNRTLASLYDLIPSEKIDKRFFGKKTDWKTGRIVVYPDNRVEHWLNGFKVLEYKRNDNIFKALVARSKYKDFEGFGAAKEGPILLQDHGDLVKYKNIKIRELK, encoded by the coding sequence ATGATTAAAAAACTTCTAGTAGCGGCGTTATTATGGAGCGCTCAGGGTTTCGCACAGGAATGGAAACCTTTATTTAATGGAAAGAATTTAGATGGTTGGAAACAGTTGGGAGGAAAAGCCATCTACAAAGTGGAGGACGGTGCTATTGTAGGTATCACGGTCAGTAACACACCTAATTCCTTTTTGGTAACTGAAGAGGAATATGGAGATTTTGTTTTGGAACTTGATCTGTACCTTGATGAACCTATGAACTCAGGTATTCAGTTTAGAAGTCTTTCTAAGCCGGATTATCAAAACGGCAGAGTTCACGGATACCAAATGGAGATAGATCCATCTTCCAGAGGATGGTCTGGTGGAATCTATGACGAAGGCAGAAGAGACTGGTTAACTTTCCCTGAAAACAACCCAGAAGCGAAAAAAGCTTTCAAAATGGGACAATGGAACAAGTATAGAATTGAGGCCATTGGTACTCATATCAGAACCTTTATCAATGGTGTTCCGGTATCTTATTTGATAGATGATATGACTCCAAAAGGTTTTATCGCACTACAGGTTCACAGCATCTATGCTGAAATGAAACCGGGCATGAAAATCAAATGGAAGAACATTCGTATCAATACCAAAAATCCTAAACTTAGTCCGGTAGATAATACCCCTGTGGTGAACTTGATAGATAACTACCTTTCTGATCAAGAAAAGCACCAAGGATTCACCCTACTTTTTAACGGTAAAGACCTGAGCGGCTGGAGAAATGTATACTCGCAGGAAATGCCAACCAAAAGATGGACCGTTAAGGATGGCCAAATGATAGTTAGCCCATCAGACGGTTCTGAGACGGGTAATGATATAGTAAGTACCCGTAAATTCTCTGCTTTTGAGTTAGTTTTCTCTTTCCAACTCAGCGAAGGTGCTAACTCAGGCGTAAAATACTTCGTAGAAGAGAAATTTGATTCAGGCGGTAAATCCGGAATAGGTCTAGAATATCAAATTCTGGATGATGAAAAACATCCGGATGCGAAAATGGGAGCCGTAGGGAACAGAACCCTGGCTAGCCTATATGACCTGATTCCTTCTGAAAAGATTGACAAGCGTTTCTTTGGTAAGAAAACCGACTGGAAAACCGGTAGAATAGTAGTTTACCCTGACAATAGAGTAGAACACTGGTTAAACGGATTTAAAGTACTAGAATACAAAAGAAATGACAATATCTTCAAAGCACTGGTTGCAAGAAGTAAATACAAAGATTTTGAAGGTTTTGGAGCAGCAAAAGAAGGCCCGATCTTACTTCAAGACCATGGTGATCTAGTAAAATACAAAAACATCAAGATTCGCGAATTAAAATAA